The nucleotide window AACGATCAGACCATTGGCTATTTGCCGCAAATCACCGATTTCGACCGCGATTTTCCAGTGCGGGTGCGCGACTTAATCGCAATGGGATTGATCGGCAAAGGTCTGTCCCGCGCAGAACAAAAATCAGTTATTGCCGATATTCTGGAACAAGTGAATTTGTCCGGCTATGCGGCCAGCTTTGTCCAAGATTTGTCCGCCGGGCAATTGAAACGCGCGCTGATGGGCCGCATGATCGCCCAGGATGCGGATATTTGGTGTTTGGATGAACCTTTTGCGGAATTGGACCGGGCCAGTTGCGATTTGATGATGGCCATTCTGCGCCGCATGCAAAGTGCCGGTAAAACCATATTGGTGGTCATTCATGACGATCAATTGCTGCGCCAAGGATTCGATTTTATTCTATCGCTGCAAAACCAAACAGCGACGCTTCATAAAAATCCCCATCTTCAGCCAGGTATAATTAAGCTACAGCAAGCCACATGCTAGCCGAACAGCATTTTTTTCCGCTATTTATCGATCCGTTTCTGCATTATGGATTTATGCAAACCGCTTTGCTGGCGACCATCTTATTGTGTCTTTCCACTATTCCTATCGGCGCTTTTGTGGTGTTGCGCCGGCTTAGTTTGATCGGCGATACTTTGTCGCATGCCGTTCTGCCGGGTGTTGCGATTGCTTATGTTTTATTCGGCATGTCGATTGTTGCCCTAATCGCGGGGGCGGTATTCACCGGATTGCTGGTGGCGATATTCGCCGGTTTCGTAACACGCACCACCCGATTGAAGGAAGATTC belongs to Alphaproteobacteria bacterium and includes:
- a CDS encoding ATP-binding cassette domain-containing protein yields the protein MSEIIALSTHAAPVSKDVLILDQVHIHMGKRCVLHNVDLRLSRGSMTAIMGANGAGKTSLLKSLVGIVPVTSGSIDVDRNDQTIGYLPQITDFDRDFPVRVRDLIAMGLIGKGLSRAEQKSVIADILEQVNLSGYAASFVQDLSAGQLKRALMGRMIAQDADIWCLDEPFAELDRASCDLMMAILRRMQSAGKTILVVIHDDQLLRQGFDFILSLQNQTATLHKNPHLQPGIIKLQQATC